In a genomic window of Candidatus Caldatribacterium sp.:
- a CDS encoding alpha-glucosidase/alpha-galactosidase: MPKIVIIGAGSVVFAQKLITDIITFPSLRNSTLALVDIDEERLELITKLTERLKEQENLPLTIEATKDRRKVLKGAQYVINMIQVGGLEAYRLDVEIPRKYGIDQTVGDTLGPGGVFRALRTIPVLLDICRDMEELCPDALLINYTNPMAMLCWAMNKATRVRNVGLCHSVQGTARTLAEYIGVQVEEVLRYEDEEQEFFYKPIPEGIDYWVAGINHQAWFLQFRYKGEDAYPLLWKAMEDPEIYNRDIVRFEIMRRFGYFVTESSHHMSEYVPYFRKNPHLVARYIPKRWDYYEICRAGLAPYMERIRRQIQGEEPIEIRRSLEYGAYIINAMETGEVVRINGNVANTGLITNLPEGCCVEVPCFVDRLGIHPCFVGELPPQLAAINRTNINVQELAVEGVLQQKRRYIYEAIALDPLTAAVLSLDEIKKMVDEMFEAEREYLPEWACA, translated from the coding sequence ATGCCCAAAATCGTCATTATCGGTGCAGGTAGCGTCGTTTTTGCTCAGAAGCTAATCACTGATATTATCACTTTTCCATCCCTTAGGAATAGCACTCTTGCCCTTGTGGACATCGATGAAGAGCGCCTTGAACTTATCACAAAACTCACTGAAAGACTCAAAGAGCAAGAGAACCTACCTCTGACTATTGAAGCCACGAAGGACCGAAGAAAAGTTCTCAAAGGAGCTCAGTACGTCATCAACATGATTCAGGTTGGGGGGCTTGAAGCGTATCGACTGGATGTAGAGATTCCCAGAAAGTACGGAATAGACCAGACGGTGGGGGATACCCTTGGACCTGGGGGAGTCTTCCGGGCTTTGCGCACTATCCCCGTACTCCTTGACATCTGCCGGGATATGGAAGAACTCTGCCCCGATGCTTTGCTCATCAATTACACGAATCCGATGGCCATGCTCTGCTGGGCGATGAACAAAGCGACCCGCGTGCGAAATGTAGGCCTTTGCCACAGTGTTCAGGGAACAGCTCGAACTCTGGCTGAGTACATTGGTGTCCAGGTGGAGGAAGTACTCCGGTACGAGGATGAAGAGCAGGAATTCTTCTATAAACCCATACCTGAAGGTATCGATTACTGGGTTGCGGGAATCAATCACCAGGCCTGGTTTCTGCAGTTCAGGTATAAAGGAGAGGATGCATATCCCCTCCTCTGGAAAGCCATGGAGGATCCCGAGATTTACAATCGGGACATTGTCCGTTTCGAGATTATGCGCCGCTTCGGATACTTCGTGACTGAATCGAGCCACCACATGTCTGAATATGTACCTTATTTCCGGAAAAATCCGCATCTCGTCGCAAGATATATCCCGAAGCGCTGGGACTACTATGAGATATGCCGCGCTGGCCTTGCGCCTTACATGGAGAGAATCAGACGCCAGATTCAGGGTGAAGAGCCGATAGAGATTCGGCGAAGCCTTGAGTACGGTGCCTATATCATCAATGCTATGGAAACGGGGGAAGTAGTTCGAATTAATGGTAACGTTGCGAATACAGGACTTATCACCAATCTTCCCGAAGGCTGTTGCGTTGAAGTTCCCTGTTTTGTGGACCGCCTGGGTATCCATCCCTGTTTTGTGGGTGAACTTCCACCGCAGCTTGCAGCCATTAATAGGACGAATATCAACGTTCAAGAGCTGGCGGTAGAGGGTGTATTGCAGCAAAAGAGGCGGTATATCTATGAAGCTATAGCCCTCGACCCCCTAACTGCAGCCGTTCTCTCCCTTGACGAAATCAAAAAGATGGTTGACGAAATGTTTGAGGCGGAACGGGAGTATCTTCCAGAGTGGGCATGTGCGTAA